A single region of the Phaenicophaeus curvirostris isolate KB17595 chromosome 4, BPBGC_Pcur_1.0, whole genome shotgun sequence genome encodes:
- the LOC138720380 gene encoding microtubule-associated tumor suppressor 1 homolog, producing MNVEKFDDKANNGLKSLRDENGNNYACDRAAPSSKIHGNSADQNIVTELEDDTALENRSNFRSSLLKQQCIEALHLQETPGTHNCTGAMLGDADAACPSSVIEQTCACSLNCDLKETGNLLKGNIAMAKMQNQSIKQSVPYSQTDPKHVLPLPASEQNMQSLVKDRACCHLSTLDVTHVIGETRGTDQNDDMHLRETLISSEACMREKFYRNGSPDFSSTIVISESPVACSELEVCHPASACVERYLKNTDKTDKESREQEAESVKLAAGCIDPYRRDTFSQCIDINEGDQVQTLQDTSGHGGTENSNAEKCQDSPVSNVHLLPLGKKSEEQVSKKTTELLTKEQSISGNAALHYTHDASFISCSVPKFKKTVLPDLKCEATFLVFSPVAGESDPAQSTSTPKETSKNMTFSVSALAELGDKSPKLRPNKTCVRGNDKRPLLKASSDQNAGKPVSGSPVVSMMTKAKKSEIVSFPKPNFKNLKPKVISRPQSRDSAALKQSLQSAPKRSAVSSPSLVSSPRQMSPSVKVLKKKVDLAKDTKVELPANKPHKLHLNKQLFTSQAVHATTRPRSASHKVSKTPVLKQNPEDIGKASSTHSAFLSASPALPTCAENSKEMLNDKMESSGSLLQPCALNIYPPRGEKEQSSNMGVLLEGALSKDVANETFDLHSVPLVSFFLYILTY from the coding sequence ATGAATGTTGAAAAGTTTGATGACAAAGCAAATAATGGCTTGAAGTCTTTAAGggatgaaaatggaaataactaTGCATGTGACAGAGCTGCACCTTCTTCCAAGATTCATGGTAATTCAGCTGACCAAAATATAGTGACTGAGCTTGAAGATGATACTGCTCTTGAAAATAGGAGTAACTTTAGAAGTAGTCTTTTAAAACAGCAGTGTATTGAAGCACTTCACCTGCAGGAGACACCTGGTACACACAACTGCACAGGAGCGATGTTGGGAGATGCAGATGCTGCATGCCCATCTTCTGTCATTGAACAGACTTGTGCGTGTTCTTTGAACTGTGACTTGAAAGAAACAGGGAACTTACTGAAAGGTAACATTGCTATGgcaaaaatgcaaaatcagaGTATCAAACAATCAGTGCCTTACAGTCAGACAGACCCCAAGCATGTATTGCCTCTTCCTGCTTCAGAGCAGAACATGCAGTCCCTGGTAAAGGACAGGGCATGCTGCCACTTGAGTACATTGGATGTTACTCATGTTATAGGTGAAACTCGGGGAACTGATCAGAATGATGACATGCATCTGAGGGAAACACTGATCTCTTCAGAAGCATGTATGAGAGAGAAATTTTATAGGAATGGCTCACCTGATTTCTCCTCCACAATAGTGATTTCAGAAAGCCCAGTTGCCTGTTCAGAGCTTGAAGTATGTCATCCTGCCTCTGCGTGTGTCGAGCGCTATCTAAAAAACACTGACAAGACTGATAAAGAATCACGGGAACAGGAAGCAGAGTCTGTAAAACTAGCTGCTGGATGTATAGATCCCTATAGGAGAGATACATTCTCACAATGCATTGATATTAATGAAGGCGACCAAGTGCAAACCTTGCAGGATACCTCTGGCCATGGTGGAACTGAGAATTCCAATGCTGAAAAATGCCAGGATAGTCCTGTAAGTAATGTACACCTTCTCCCACTAGGTAAAAAGAGTGAAGAACAAGTATCAAAGAAAACCACTGAACTCTTAACCAAAGAACAAAGTATCTCTGGAAATGCTGCTCTTCACTACACGCATGATGCCTCTTTCATATCTTGCAGTGTACCAAAATTTAAGAAGACTGTTTTGCCAGACCTGAAATGTGAAGCAACTTTTTTGGTCTTCAGTCCTGTGGCTGGTGAAAGCGATCCTGCTCAAAGTACCTCAACGCCTAAAGAAACATCAAAAAATAtgactttttctgtttcagcctTGGCAGAACTTGGAGACAAGTCTCCTAAACTAAGACCAAACAAGACATGTGTCAGAGGGAATGATAAAAGGCCTTTGCTTAAAGCTAGTTCAGATCAAAATGCAGGAAAACCAGTGAGCGGTTCTCCTGTTGTGTCAATGATGACCAAAGCAAAGAAATCAGAGATTGTTAGTTTTCCCAAACCTAATTTCAAAAACTTGAAGCCAAAGGTTATATCTAGGCCACAGTCAAGAGACAGTGCAGCATTAAAACAGTCTCTCCAGTCTGCCCCAAAACGATCAGCTGTCTCCTCACCTTCACTGGTTTCTTCCCCAAGGCAAATGTCCCCCTCTGTAAAAGTGCTGAAAAAGAAAGTAGATCTAGCTAAAGATACTAAAGTGGAACTGCCTGCGAATAAGCCCCATAAGCTACATCTTAACAAACAGCTCTTCACTAGCCAAGCCGTACATGCCACAACACGTCCCAGAAGTGCTTCCCACAAGGTTTCAAAGACACCTGTGTTAAAGCAGAACCCGGAAGACATTGGCAAAGCAAGCTCTACCCATTCGGCGTTCTTGTCTGCTTCTCCTGCACTTCCCACATGTGCAGAGAATTCAAAAGAGATGCTGAATGATAAAATGGAAAGTTCAGGCTCTTTATTGCAGCCCTGTGCTCTGAACATCTACCCACCCAGAGgtgaaaaagaacaaagcagcAACATGGGAGTTCTTCTGGAAGGAGCCCTGTCAAAAGATGTAGCAAATGAAACGTTTGACCTGCACTCTGTTCCTTTGGTaagcttttttctttacatACTTACATACTGA